The following are encoded together in the Rhodanobacter soli genome:
- the chaB gene encoding putative cation transport regulator ChaB translates to MPYASISELPDSVRDHVPEHAQQIYKEAFNSAWDEYADRDERRGDESREEAAHKVAWAAVKKKYRKGADGDWHAK, encoded by the coding sequence ATGCCGTATGCATCCATCAGCGAGCTGCCTGATTCGGTGCGCGACCACGTACCGGAACACGCGCAGCAAATCTACAAGGAGGCGTTCAACAGCGCCTGGGACGAGTACGCCGACAGGGACGAGCGGCGCGGCGACGAATCGCGCGAGGAGGCCGCACACAAGGTGGCCTGGGCGGCGGTGAAGAAGAAGTACCGCAAGGGCGCCGACGGCGACTGGCACGCGAAGTAG
- a CDS encoding GNAT family N-acetyltransferase → MALAIRDVREHDLDAVLALNNAAGRSILALDTAQLRYFHEHAEYFRVAEIDGHLAGFLIALREGSDYASPNYRWFAEHYPQFVYIDRIVIANAYRRHGLGRIFYCDVHSYAEVRVPLLTCEVFLEPRDDVVVLFHGTYGFQEVGQQRMGEHGPQVSLLARDLPSYAYVRDTWLEHGGLPDVPWLAERERPALHDSTPRRLAGERRP, encoded by the coding sequence ATGGCCCTTGCCATCCGCGACGTGCGCGAGCACGACCTGGATGCCGTACTGGCGCTCAACAACGCCGCCGGTCGCTCCATCCTCGCCCTCGATACAGCCCAGTTGCGCTACTTCCACGAGCACGCCGAGTATTTCCGCGTGGCCGAAATCGACGGTCACCTGGCCGGGTTCCTGATCGCGCTGCGCGAAGGCAGCGACTACGCCAGCCCGAACTACCGCTGGTTTGCCGAACACTACCCGCAGTTCGTCTACATCGACCGCATCGTGATCGCGAACGCCTACCGCCGCCACGGCCTGGGCCGCATCTTCTACTGCGACGTGCACAGCTACGCCGAGGTGCGCGTTCCGCTGCTCACCTGCGAGGTGTTCCTGGAGCCGCGCGACGACGTGGTGGTGCTCTTCCACGGCACCTACGGCTTCCAGGAAGTGGGCCAGCAGCGCATGGGCGAGCACGGCCCGCAGGTCAGCCTGCTGGCCCGCGACCTGCCCAGCTACGCCTATGTGCGCGACACCTGGCTCGAACACGGCGGCCTGCCCGACGTACCGTGGCTGGCCGAACGCGAACGCCCTGCCCTGCACGATTCCACCCCGCGCCGCCTCGCCGGAGAGCGGCGCCCATGA
- the minE gene encoding cell division topological specificity factor MinE, giving the protein MGILDFLKRKPEATATVARERLRIIVAQERSTRGAPDYLPMMRNELLEVIKKYVHVDLDAININFERDSGHEILELSVTLPEGKQAAKSEPKGEAKTG; this is encoded by the coding sequence ATGGGTATTCTCGATTTCCTGAAGCGCAAGCCTGAAGCCACCGCCACGGTGGCGCGCGAGCGCCTGCGCATCATCGTGGCGCAGGAGCGCTCCACCCGCGGCGCACCGGACTATCTGCCGATGATGCGCAACGAACTGCTCGAAGTGATCAAGAAATACGTCCACGTCGATCTCGATGCGATCAACATCAACTTCGAGCGCGACAGCGGCCACGAAATCCTCGAACTCTCGGTCACCCTGCCGGAAGGCAAGCAGGCGGCCAAGAGCGAACCCAAGGGCGAGGCCAAGACCGGCTGA
- the minD gene encoding septum site-determining protein MinD — protein sequence MTAEIIVVTSGKGGVGKTTTSASLATGLAMAGKKTAVIDFDVGLRNLDLIMGCERRVVYDFVNVVHGEATLKQSLIKDKRHDNLYVLAASQTRDKDALTQEGVEKVLDGLSEDGFDYVVCDSPAGIEKGAHLAMYFADHAVVVVNPEVSSVRDSDRILGLLASKTRRAERGEGAVTQHLLLTRYNPARVAIGEMLSVKDVEEILGIEVVGVIPESENVLTASNNGIPVIVDATSHAGQAYSDTVARILGEERPLRFIDVPKKGFLQRVFGG from the coding sequence TTGACTGCTGAGATTATCGTTGTCACCTCCGGCAAAGGCGGCGTCGGCAAGACGACGACCAGCGCCTCCCTCGCCACCGGCCTGGCCATGGCCGGCAAGAAAACCGCCGTCATCGACTTCGACGTCGGCCTGCGCAATCTCGACCTGATCATGGGCTGCGAACGCCGGGTGGTGTACGACTTCGTCAACGTCGTGCACGGCGAAGCCACGCTGAAGCAGTCGCTGATCAAGGACAAGCGCCACGACAACCTGTACGTGCTGGCCGCCAGCCAGACCCGCGACAAGGACGCGCTGACCCAGGAAGGCGTCGAGAAGGTACTCGACGGCCTGTCCGAGGACGGTTTCGACTACGTCGTGTGCGACTCGCCGGCCGGCATCGAGAAAGGCGCGCATCTGGCGATGTACTTCGCCGACCACGCGGTCGTGGTGGTCAACCCGGAAGTGTCCTCGGTGCGCGATTCCGACCGCATCCTCGGCCTGCTCGCCAGCAAGACCCGGCGCGCCGAACGCGGCGAAGGCGCCGTCACCCAGCACCTGCTGCTGACCCGCTACAACCCGGCGCGCGTGGCGATCGGCGAAATGCTCAGCGTCAAGGACGTCGAGGAGATCCTCGGCATCGAGGTGGTCGGCGTGATCCCCGAATCGGAGAACGTGCTGACCGCCTCCAACAACGGCATCCCGGTGATCGTCGATGCCACGTCACATGCCGGCCAGGCATACAGCGACACCGTGGCCCGCATCCTCGGCGAAGAGCGCCCGTTGCGCTTCATCGACGTGCCCAAGAAGGGCTTTCTCCAGCGCGTGTTCGGAGGTTGA
- the minC gene encoding septum site-determining protein MinC, whose translation MNAKMDTTDACDLRFGQVGIACVRVRRVDAAALCDELERRVRAAPQMFARAAVVLDLSHLLNLPDDGAVDALLEAVRSAGMLPVGLAYGTSETEALAKRMGLPLIAKFRAAYEPAQGSAPAAEPATRAEPAPAVQREPILSAPPPGSMQGAQHHAGSVRSGQQIYARERDLIVTGAVANGAEVIADGNIHIYGGLRGRAMAGAQGDGKARIFVSDFRAELVAIAGQYRVFEQIPDDLEGQSVQCWLEGDKLLIAKL comes from the coding sequence ATGAATGCAAAAATGGATACCACCGATGCCTGCGATCTGCGCTTCGGCCAGGTCGGCATTGCCTGCGTGCGCGTGCGCCGGGTCGACGCCGCCGCGCTGTGCGACGAACTCGAACGCCGCGTGCGCGCCGCGCCGCAGATGTTTGCCCGCGCCGCCGTGGTGCTGGACCTGAGCCACCTGCTCAACCTGCCCGACGACGGCGCCGTCGATGCCTTGCTCGAAGCGGTGCGCAGCGCCGGCATGCTGCCGGTGGGCCTGGCCTACGGCACCAGCGAAACCGAGGCGCTGGCCAAGCGCATGGGCCTGCCGCTGATCGCCAAGTTCCGCGCCGCCTACGAGCCGGCCCAGGGCAGCGCTCCCGCCGCCGAACCGGCCACGCGCGCCGAGCCCGCCCCGGCGGTGCAGCGCGAACCGATCCTGTCCGCGCCGCCGCCCGGCAGCATGCAGGGCGCGCAGCACCATGCCGGTTCGGTGCGCTCGGGCCAGCAGATCTACGCACGCGAGCGTGACCTCATCGTCACCGGCGCCGTCGCCAACGGCGCCGAGGTGATCGCCGACGGCAACATCCACATTTACGGCGGCCTGCGCGGCCGCGCCATGGCCGGTGCGCAGGGCGACGGCAAGGCGCGCATCTTCGTGTCCGACTTCCGTGCCGAGCTGGTGGCGATCGCCGGGCAATATCGCGTGTTCGAACAGATTCCTGACGACCTCGAGGGCCAGTCCGTGCAATGCTGGCTCGAAGGCGACAAGCTGTTGATCGCCAAGCTGTAA